One segment of Gemmatimonadota bacterium DNA contains the following:
- a CDS encoding 1,4-dihydroxy-2-naphthoate polyprenyltransferase, with translation TRGSQVEYLMMLLVAFIVPVVGWRSYGWPAASLAALLVAPLCLAPVRRVLTHTDPAELLPALGETARVVGVYGLLLGLGLAVG, from the coding sequence CACGCGCGGCTCGCAGGTCGAGTATCTCATGATGCTGTTGGTCGCATTCATCGTTCCGGTTGTCGGGTGGCGCTCGTACGGCTGGCCCGCGGCTTCGCTCGCCGCGCTGCTGGTCGCTCCGCTCTGCCTCGCGCCCGTACGACGCGTCCTGACCCACACCGATCCAGCGGAGCTGTTGCCGGCGCTGGGCGAGACAGCCCGCGTCGTCGGCGTCTATGGCCTGCTGCTCGGGCTCGGACTCGCTGTTGGCTGA